The Selenihalanaerobacter shriftii genome includes the window TGGAGTGAAGAAAGAAATGAACTTACTAACATTAATATTAATAACTTTTTTAATCAATCTACCTTTTGGTGCTTACAGAACTACAACAAAAAAATTCTCATTAGCGTGGTTTTTATCAATTCACTTACCCATCCCTTTAATCTATTGGTTAAGAATCTCGTCTGGATATACTATCAAAATAATCCCTATAATGGTATTGATTGCTATTGGAAGTCAGTTATCCGGAGGAAAAATTAAAGAACATATGAATCAATAAAGATTGTCCTCATATCTCTTATTGGTTAACTGCACACTTAAAATATCTTCTAAATTAAAAATCTGTGGTTGATTCTTCACATGACAATATCCATACAGTTTTTTATCATTCATTTTATAGGGATCAACTTGGCGATAGCGAATATCTCCTTGTGGGTTCTTATAGACTATCTTTACCATTCGCTTCTCCTGAATGCCAGTTTGCAAGGTCTGTATCATAATACCCCTCCTATTTTACACTACAAGTGCATATTGTCATCTAAACTGAATCTATCTTACTAATTTTTCCTCCTTTAACAATTCTATAGTCTTATCAGGATAATCAGTTACCACAAATATTTCTTGAATAGATGAACTAGTTTTAGCCAAAATTTTTATACCTGTTTGAGTATTATATTTTAATTGCAGATAAGGTTGCATACCACTACCACTCCGTCGATTAATACGCCCAGGGATAATACTTTTAACCGTCTTTAAATCTGCTAAATTTTCTAATAAAGGTAATATATCTTCAATTATAGTATGCTCTTGTTTTATCTTATTAATACGATACTTACCTCCCATATTTCTCACTCCTCTCTATTATATAGTCTTTCTTCATTTTCACCAAATTAATACATGAATAAATGGACATATTAACTACCTTTCTAGAAAAAATTAATAATCCCCTCCTCAAGTCTAATTAAAATTTCCAGTATTATTATCATCTTTACTTCAAATACTACTATTACTACTAAAAAAGGAGTTGTATATTATATGTTTAATCATGATAAGCAATTACTACATGAAGTAAAAGTAGATCAACCAAATCCAGCTTATGCTGCTATGTTACAGGAACAACTAGGTGGGGCAAATGGTGAATTAAAAGCTGGGCTTCAGTATTTTAGTCAAAGTTTTCGTATCCAAGATCAAGAAATTAAAGACCTCTTCTTAGACATTGCAGCCGAGGAATTTGGGCACGCAGAAATGGTAGCTCAAATGATCACTATGTTAAATGGACATGATGTGGCTAATACTAATGATACTATTGGTTCAATTGAACCTCAAGTTCTCGGAGGTCTTTCTCCAATGTTAGCTAACGCTTCTGGATCTCCTTTCACTGGGAACTTTATTAATGTTACTGGTGATGTTGCTGCAGATATTCTATCTGATATCGCAGCAGAACAACGGGCTAAAGTAGTCTATGAATATCTCTACCGCCAAATAGATGATCAAGGTGTTAAAGAAACTATTGATTTTTTATTAAATAGAGAGGAAGCTCACAATGCTTTATTTAGAGAAGCATTAAATAAAGTACAAAAGAATGATAAATCCTCTAATTATGACTTTGGAGTTACTGAAGACTCTCGATTATACTTTGATTTATCTACTCCTGGTCGATATTTTGATAATCCTAACCCTACTCCTCCATCTTTTGATGACCCTCGAGGTGATGCCCAAACCCATACTTTTAATGACCCTAACACTCATTAAAAAATTATAAAAAAAGATTGATATGAAATATTTCATATCAATCTTTTTTTAATTCTTCTTTTTCAGTTTTAATTACTCTTAAAACCTCTTTTTTAGCTGGACCTCCAATTATATTCCTAGTGTCTACTGCTGTTTTTATATCTATCTTTTTATAGATATCATCTTCAAATTTATTAGAAAATTCCTTCCATTCTTTTAACTTTAAATCTGATAATTTCTTTTCTTCTTTAACACAATGTAAGACTGTCTTACCGACTACCTCATGTGCTTCTCTAAATGGAACTCCTTTTTCTACTAAATAATCAGCCACCTCTGTAGCATTAGTAAATCCATCTTCAGCCGTTTCTTCTAATTTCTGTTGTTTAAAGGTAGTCTTAGCTAACATACGAGCAAATAGTTCTATAGCACCTTTTAAAGTGCTTACAGTGTCAAATAAACCTTCCTTATCCTCTTGCATATCCTTATTATAAGCTAGAGGTAGGCCTTTCATTACTGTCAATATCTGCATTAAATGACCATAAACTCGTCCAGTCTTTCCTCGAATTAATTCTGGAACATCAGGATTTTTCTTTTGAGGCATAATACTGCTTCCAGTACAGAATGCATCATCTATATTAATAAAATCAAACTCTTGAGAAGTCCATAAAACTAATTCTTCACTAAATCTACTTAAATGCATCATTAAAGTAGAAGCTGCTGCTAAAAACTCTATTACAAAGTCCCGGTCACTAACTGTATCTAAACTATTTTGACTCACTTTATTAAAACCAAGTTCATCAGCCACAAACTCTCTATCAATATTAAACGTAGTTCCTGCTAAAGCTCCTGCACCTAATGGTAAAACATTGGTGCGTTTATAGCAGTCAATCAATCGGTCATAATCTCGTTTCAATTTAGCATAATAGGCTAATAAATGGTGGGATACTCTCACTGGTTGGGCTCTTTGTAAATGAGTATATCCTGGCATAATAATATCAATATTCTCTTCAGCTGATTCTAATAATACTTTTTGTAACTTCTGAATTAATGCTTTGATATCATTAATCTGATCTTTAAGATAAAGTCGCATATCTAAAGCTACTTGATCATTCCTACTACGTGCAGTATGAAGTTTACCACCAACACTCCCTATTTTGTCGATTAATTTTTTTTCTATATTCATATGAATATCTTCTAAACCAATTTCAAATTCAAATTCATCATTTTCAATCTCTTCTAATATTTCTTCTAAACCACTAATAATCTTATCTCTTTCATCTAAAGTTAAAATTTCACTATGGGCTAACATCTTAACGTGAGCAATACTACCTTCTATATCATATTTATATAACCGCTGATCAAATCCGATAGATGCAGTATATTCTTCAACTAACTGATCTGTTTCAGCTTCAAATCTACCTCCCCATAACTTCATAATTGTCTTCCTCCCTATCATCTTTATTACTTTCGTTATCTAAATTCTTACTAATAATAGCTCTAGTATAATCAGAGTCATCTTTAGTACCTATAATCTCATAACCTAAACTTTGATAGAAAGCTAGTAACTCTTTTAGTCTATATGCTGAATAAAGAGTAATCCTTTCTCCCCCTTGATCTTTCACCCTAGCTTCTACTTCAGAG containing:
- a CDS encoding DUF2103 domain-containing protein, which encodes MGGKYRINKIKQEHTIIEDILPLLENLADLKTVKSIIPGRINRRSGSGMQPYLQLKYNTQTGIKILAKTSSSIQEIFVVTDYPDKTIELLKEEKLVR
- the argH gene encoding argininosuccinate lyase, which encodes MKLWGGRFEAETDQLVEEYTASIGFDQRLYKYDIEGSIAHVKMLAHSEILTLDERDKIISGLEEILEEIENDEFEFEIGLEDIHMNIEKKLIDKIGSVGGKLHTARSRNDQVALDMRLYLKDQINDIKALIQKLQKVLLESAEENIDIIMPGYTHLQRAQPVRVSHHLLAYYAKLKRDYDRLIDCYKRTNVLPLGAGALAGTTFNIDREFVADELGFNKVSQNSLDTVSDRDFVIEFLAAASTLMMHLSRFSEELVLWTSQEFDFINIDDAFCTGSSIMPQKKNPDVPELIRGKTGRVYGHLMQILTVMKGLPLAYNKDMQEDKEGLFDTVSTLKGAIELFARMLAKTTFKQQKLEETAEDGFTNATEVADYLVEKGVPFREAHEVVGKTVLHCVKEEKKLSDLKLKEWKEFSNKFEDDIYKKIDIKTAVDTRNIIGGPAKKEVLRVIKTEKEELKKD
- a CDS encoding WYL domain-containing protein yields the protein MIQTLQTGIQEKRMVKIVYKNPQGDIRYRQVDPYKMNDKKLYGYCHVKNQPQIFNLEDILSVQLTNKRYEDNLY
- a CDS encoding manganese catalase family protein, with the protein product MFNHDKQLLHEVKVDQPNPAYAAMLQEQLGGANGELKAGLQYFSQSFRIQDQEIKDLFLDIAAEEFGHAEMVAQMITMLNGHDVANTNDTIGSIEPQVLGGLSPMLANASGSPFTGNFINVTGDVAADILSDIAAEQRAKVVYEYLYRQIDDQGVKETIDFLLNREEAHNALFREALNKVQKNDKSSNYDFGVTEDSRLYFDLSTPGRYFDNPNPTPPSFDDPRGDAQTHTFNDPNTH